In the Kribbella sp. NBC_00482 genome, one interval contains:
- a CDS encoding cellulase family glycosylhydrolase: protein MIHSLLAGALLAASALLPVSAQADDTPVGRNGQLHVCGTKLCNERNEPVQLRGMSTHGLQWYADCVKTASLDALANDWKADILRISMYVQEDGYETDPEKFTNLVNNYIEEATERGMYALVDWHQLDPGDPNANLGLAKTFFTEIAERHKDKKNIIYDIANEPNSVSWAGIKSYAEQMVPVIRAKDPDGVIFVGTHGWASLGVSDGGSEADVIDNPVNATNLMYTFHFYAASHQQEYFDALSRAADRIPLFVTEFGTQTYTGDGGNDFTWSQKYLDFLESKQIGWTNWNFSDDFRSGAVFKEGTCAGNDFTGTSMLKPAGVWIRDHIRNRTASTVTTDVSTSAELKAALTDTKPGDTIKLADGTYTGNFKTTVDGTSSAPITLTGSSNAVLQAGGGYGLHLNGASYWNVKGITVTGGQKGIMIDSATRVTIDGVTVHGLDMEGVHFRNSSTYGVIKNSRIYDTGNDGRGMGEGVYVGSAGGTSDKSDHVQILGNTIGPDVGGEAVDLKEGTTGGLVSGNSFDGRGLTGANYDDSWIDVKGNNYVIENNTGKNTTNNGYETHTQQSGWGCGTVFRGNKSDLTGATGSGRYAFNITNYNASSCKVTIDRSNTITGGKALTNPGIPVT from the coding sequence ATGATCCACTCTCTTCTGGCCGGCGCGTTGCTGGCCGCCTCGGCACTCTTACCTGTTTCCGCTCAGGCCGACGACACCCCGGTCGGCCGCAACGGTCAGCTGCATGTCTGCGGCACCAAGCTCTGCAACGAGCGCAACGAGCCCGTCCAGCTGCGCGGCATGAGCACCCACGGCCTGCAGTGGTACGCCGACTGCGTCAAGACCGCCTCCCTGGACGCCCTCGCGAACGACTGGAAAGCCGACATCCTGCGCATCTCGATGTACGTGCAGGAGGACGGCTACGAGACCGACCCGGAGAAGTTCACCAACCTGGTGAACAACTACATCGAAGAGGCGACCGAGCGCGGCATGTACGCCCTGGTCGACTGGCACCAGCTCGACCCGGGCGACCCGAACGCGAACCTCGGCCTCGCCAAGACGTTCTTCACCGAGATCGCCGAACGGCACAAGGACAAGAAGAACATCATCTACGACATCGCCAACGAGCCGAACAGCGTCAGCTGGGCCGGCATCAAGTCGTACGCCGAGCAGATGGTGCCGGTCATCCGGGCCAAGGACCCCGACGGCGTGATCTTCGTCGGCACCCACGGCTGGGCGTCGCTCGGCGTCTCCGACGGCGGCAGCGAGGCCGACGTCATCGACAACCCGGTGAACGCGACGAACCTGATGTACACGTTCCACTTCTACGCCGCGTCGCACCAGCAGGAGTACTTCGACGCCCTGTCGCGTGCCGCGGACCGCATCCCCTTGTTCGTCACGGAGTTCGGCACCCAGACCTACACCGGTGACGGCGGCAACGACTTCACCTGGTCGCAGAAGTACCTGGACTTCCTGGAAAGCAAGCAGATCGGCTGGACGAACTGGAACTTCTCCGACGACTTCCGCTCCGGCGCGGTCTTCAAGGAAGGCACGTGCGCCGGCAACGACTTCACCGGTACGTCGATGCTCAAACCGGCCGGCGTGTGGATCCGCGACCACATCCGCAACCGCACCGCCTCCACGGTGACAACCGACGTCAGCACCTCCGCCGAGCTCAAGGCAGCGCTGACCGACACCAAGCCCGGTGACACCATCAAGCTTGCCGATGGCACCTACACCGGCAACTTCAAGACCACGGTCGACGGCACGTCCTCGGCGCCGATCACACTGACCGGCTCGTCGAACGCCGTACTGCAGGCCGGCGGCGGCTACGGCCTGCATCTCAACGGCGCGTCGTACTGGAACGTCAAGGGCATCACGGTGACCGGCGGCCAGAAGGGCATCATGATCGACAGCGCCACCCGCGTCACGATCGACGGGGTCACCGTGCACGGGCTGGACATGGAGGGCGTGCACTTCCGCAACAGCTCGACGTACGGCGTGATCAAGAACTCGCGCATCTACGACACCGGCAACGACGGCCGCGGGATGGGCGAGGGCGTGTACGTCGGCAGCGCGGGCGGCACCTCGGACAAGTCCGACCACGTGCAGATCCTCGGCAACACGATCGGCCCGGACGTCGGCGGCGAGGCGGTCGACCTCAAGGAGGGCACGACCGGCGGGCTCGTGTCCGGTAACAGCTTCGACGGCCGCGGGTTGACCGGCGCGAACTACGACGACAGCTGGATCGATGTCAAGGGCAACAACTATGTCATCGAGAACAACACCGGCAAGAACACGACGAACAACGGGTACGAGACGCACACCCAGCAGTCCGGCTGGGGATGCGGGACGGTGTTCCGCGGCAACAAGTCCGACCTGACCGGCGCGACCGGGAGCGGGCGGTACGCGTTCAACATCACCAACTACAACGCCTCCAGCTGCAAGGTGACGATCGACCGCAGCAACACGATCACCGGCGGGAAGGCACTGACCAACCCAGGTATCCCGGTCACCTGA
- a CDS encoding LysR family transcriptional regulator: MIDLGRLKALHAVAQYGSVNRAAEVLGYTPSAVSQQLAKLERETRTTLVERQGRGIVLTDAAQQLASTAARILELVEDAELTLEEQRGQAIGTLSIAAFPTAARGLLPPALARLVDEHDQLDVRVLETDPFEAVAAVNRGEIDIAIVHDWHNTPLGLPEGLSRVKLGSDPADVLVPATHRLAGKECVRAEDLVGERWICQPVGSICHEWLIRTMRRAGVEPEVAYSVAEYQTQLAMLARGLGIGLLPRLGRGPVPDGVVVVPLQPAPSRRLYAVWRTTTSRRPAISVTLATLKAAWPDRDTA; this comes from the coding sequence ATGATCGATCTCGGGCGGCTCAAGGCGCTGCACGCGGTGGCACAGTACGGATCGGTCAATCGCGCGGCCGAGGTGCTCGGCTACACACCGTCCGCGGTGTCGCAGCAACTGGCGAAGCTGGAGCGCGAGACCCGGACGACACTGGTCGAGCGGCAGGGGCGCGGGATCGTGCTGACCGACGCGGCCCAGCAGTTGGCGTCGACGGCGGCGCGGATCCTCGAGCTGGTCGAGGACGCCGAGCTGACACTCGAGGAGCAACGCGGGCAGGCGATCGGGACGCTCAGCATCGCCGCGTTCCCGACCGCCGCGCGCGGTCTGTTGCCGCCTGCCCTCGCGCGATTGGTCGACGAGCACGATCAGCTGGATGTCCGGGTGCTCGAGACGGACCCGTTCGAGGCGGTGGCCGCGGTCAACCGCGGCGAGATCGACATCGCGATCGTCCACGACTGGCACAACACCCCACTCGGCCTGCCCGAAGGCTTGTCGCGGGTGAAGCTCGGCTCGGATCCCGCCGACGTCCTGGTGCCGGCGACGCATCGCCTGGCGGGCAAGGAGTGCGTCCGCGCGGAGGATCTCGTCGGCGAGCGGTGGATCTGCCAGCCGGTCGGGTCGATCTGCCACGAGTGGCTGATCCGGACGATGCGCCGCGCGGGCGTCGAGCCGGAGGTCGCGTACTCCGTCGCGGAGTACCAGACCCAGCTGGCGATGCTCGCACGCGGCCTCGGTATCGGCCTGCTCCCCCGGCTCGGCCGCGGACCGGTCCCCGACGGCGTGGTCGTCGTACCGCTGCAACCTGCGCCGAGCCGCCGCCTGTACGCCGTCTGGCGCACGACCACGTCGCGCCGCCCGGCGATCAGCGTCACGCTCGCCACCCTCAAAGCAGCCTGGCCGGACAGAGACACGGCCTGA
- a CDS encoding EamA family transporter: MKPRDLLLALAVVVVWGINFVVIEVGLEGMPPLLLSALRFFFAAVPAIFLLGKPRVAWRYVVGVGLALGVAKFGLLFIAMDHGVPAGLASLVLQSQVIFTVLFAIAVLGERPRPAQLIGIVIACVGILLIVLDRKLSAPLAALLLVIVAAGFWGVANTITRYAKPPDTLRFMVWVSAVAVVPLLILSLLTEGPKADVGAIRAIDLSGIGAIAFLAFVATLFGFGVWGYLLRQYDASTVAPFSLLVPVVGMSAAWVLRGEAIGLQQAIAAALVIGGMACTVIKRRTPRPTESRVLVESGA, encoded by the coding sequence ATGAAGCCTCGTGACCTGCTCCTCGCCCTCGCCGTCGTCGTTGTCTGGGGCATCAACTTCGTCGTGATCGAGGTCGGTCTCGAAGGCATGCCGCCGCTCCTGCTCTCCGCGCTGCGGTTCTTCTTCGCCGCCGTCCCCGCGATCTTCCTGCTCGGCAAACCACGCGTCGCCTGGCGGTACGTCGTGGGCGTCGGCCTCGCACTCGGTGTGGCGAAGTTCGGGTTGCTGTTCATCGCGATGGACCACGGCGTACCGGCCGGACTGGCGTCGCTCGTGCTGCAGAGTCAGGTGATCTTCACGGTCCTGTTCGCGATCGCCGTACTGGGGGAGCGCCCGCGGCCCGCGCAGCTCATCGGCATCGTCATCGCGTGCGTCGGGATCCTGCTGATCGTCCTCGACCGCAAGCTGTCTGCACCGCTGGCAGCGCTGTTGCTGGTGATCGTAGCGGCCGGGTTCTGGGGTGTGGCCAACACGATCACCCGGTACGCGAAGCCGCCGGACACGTTGCGCTTCATGGTCTGGGTCAGCGCCGTCGCCGTCGTACCGCTGCTGATCCTCTCGCTCCTCACCGAAGGGCCGAAAGCAGACGTCGGCGCGATCCGCGCGATCGACCTGAGCGGCATCGGCGCGATCGCGTTCCTCGCCTTCGTGGCGACCCTGTTCGGGTTCGGCGTCTGGGGCTACCTGCTCCGGCAGTACGACGCCAGCACGGTCGCACCGTTCTCGCTGCTGGTGCCGGTCGTCGGCATGTCCGCGGCGTGGGTCCTGCGCGGCGAGGCGATCGGCCTGCAGCAGGCGATCGCGGCGGCGCTGGTAATCGGCGGCATGGCCTGCACGGTCATCAAGCGCAGGACTCCGCGGCCGACGGAGTCCCGCGTCCTGGTGGAATCAGGCGCCTGA
- a CDS encoding flavin reductase family protein — translation MGTSAQTVKNLVERPEIVLNLVDLDMVAALDRIALLTGSEEMSESKRARGYRYVPDKFAAGGLTREPSELSGPDSVQESPINLEGRIEAITEIGGPGSHLCALEMKVERVRVREDLLMSNDRYIDPLRWDPLIMKFTEYFAGGAPAYPSSLARGWQMPPMVSSGA, via the coding sequence ATGGGGACGAGCGCCCAGACCGTGAAGAATCTGGTCGAACGGCCGGAGATCGTGCTGAACCTGGTCGACCTCGACATGGTCGCCGCGCTCGACCGGATCGCGTTGCTGACCGGGTCGGAGGAGATGTCCGAGTCGAAGCGGGCACGCGGGTACCGGTACGTGCCGGACAAGTTCGCCGCCGGCGGCCTGACCCGCGAGCCGAGTGAGCTGTCCGGCCCGGATTCCGTCCAGGAGAGCCCGATCAACCTCGAAGGCCGGATCGAGGCGATCACCGAGATCGGCGGGCCGGGTTCGCACCTGTGCGCGCTGGAGATGAAGGTCGAGCGGGTCCGGGTTCGCGAGGACCTGCTGATGAGCAACGACCGCTACATCGACCCGCTGCGCTGGGATCCGCTGATCATGAAGTTCACCGAGTACTTCGCGGGCGGCGCGCCGGCGTACCCCTCGTCACTGGCGCGCGGTTGGCAGATGCCCCCGATGGTCAGCTCAGGCGCCTGA
- a CDS encoding serpin family protein — protein sequence MTARWIAELPGEDSTVISGLGVQPLLAMLAEVADEPAHTELAEAAGGRYGGLLQAPELRMALGLWTRPEIDLQPGVDRFLPPEVRGTLTDRAALDAWVVEQTDGLLERMPVQLTPEVLLVLASALVLKTDWTLPFEEYPRNDRRWLSRADTDLDSLQVHDSAAGPLTVVTVQGAGEFDVRLVVGDGGRAAVLSAALELDGDGVSGSEVLAAERSAPGVEMIESVQPTVVLSMPYFEIEAEHDLLQHPEVFGLVSASDASSGHFPGLSPQPLALGQARQAVMARFSATGFEAAAVTAMAMAAGAALGAKALYVNLERPFGFIAVHRPTAVPVVAGWVNYS from the coding sequence TTGACCGCCCGATGGATCGCCGAACTGCCCGGCGAGGACAGCACGGTGATCTCCGGTCTCGGCGTACAGCCGCTGCTCGCGATGCTGGCCGAGGTCGCCGACGAGCCTGCTCACACCGAGCTGGCCGAGGCCGCGGGCGGACGGTACGGCGGCCTGCTGCAGGCTCCCGAACTGCGGATGGCGTTGGGACTGTGGACGCGACCGGAGATCGACCTGCAGCCGGGCGTGGACCGATTCCTGCCGCCGGAGGTGCGTGGGACGCTGACCGATCGCGCCGCGCTCGACGCGTGGGTGGTCGAGCAGACGGACGGGTTGCTGGAACGGATGCCTGTTCAGCTCACGCCTGAGGTGTTGCTGGTGCTCGCGTCGGCGTTGGTGCTGAAGACGGACTGGACGCTGCCATTCGAGGAGTACCCGCGGAACGATCGGCGGTGGTTGAGCCGAGCGGATACCGACCTCGACAGCTTGCAGGTGCACGACAGCGCGGCGGGTCCGTTGACCGTGGTGACGGTGCAGGGAGCCGGCGAGTTCGACGTACGGCTCGTGGTCGGTGATGGTGGGCGTGCGGCCGTGCTGTCCGCGGCGCTGGAGCTCGACGGGGACGGCGTGAGCGGGTCCGAGGTGCTCGCGGCGGAGCGGTCGGCGCCTGGCGTCGAGATGATCGAGTCCGTGCAGCCGACCGTCGTACTGTCGATGCCGTACTTCGAGATCGAGGCGGAGCACGACCTGCTGCAGCATCCGGAGGTGTTCGGGCTGGTGTCCGCGTCGGACGCGAGCAGCGGGCACTTCCCGGGGTTGAGCCCGCAGCCGTTGGCGCTCGGCCAGGCACGACAGGCCGTGATGGCGCGGTTCTCGGCGACCGGGTTCGAGGCGGCCGCGGTCACCGCGATGGCCATGGCCGCGGGCGCTGCGCTGGGCGCGAAGGCGCTCTACGTGAACCTCGAGCGGCCGTTCGGCTTCATCGCCGTCCACCGACCGACGGCAGTGCCGGTCGTTGCAGGCTGGGTGAACTACTCGTAG
- a CDS encoding TIGR03943 family putative permease subunit — protein MKRNVAGLVIVFVGAAMVQLATSGTYLRYVKPGMRWMLLAAGVVLIALAVTDVVVRSRQTHDHALPRAAWLLLVPVFALLVVDPPALGADAAQRQSPVAAKPMKPVEPQGNAYWGDESHGPKPMTVRDYSVWAVWEKETMKGRSFQLTGFVTPAKNGVWYVTRIGLTCCVADGTAFMVEARGQAAPAKNQWITVTGKWAEPTKRVDGDVAALTVETVKPVTAPVNPYE, from the coding sequence GTGAAGCGCAACGTTGCCGGGTTGGTGATCGTGTTCGTCGGGGCTGCGATGGTGCAGCTCGCGACGTCCGGGACGTACTTGCGGTACGTGAAGCCCGGGATGCGGTGGATGCTGCTGGCGGCCGGCGTCGTGCTGATCGCGCTCGCGGTGACCGACGTGGTCGTGCGGTCCCGCCAGACCCATGACCACGCTCTGCCGCGCGCTGCCTGGCTGCTGCTGGTCCCGGTCTTCGCGCTGCTCGTCGTGGACCCGCCCGCGCTCGGTGCGGATGCCGCGCAACGGCAGTCACCGGTCGCCGCGAAGCCGATGAAACCGGTCGAGCCCCAGGGGAACGCGTACTGGGGTGACGAGTCGCACGGCCCCAAGCCCATGACGGTCCGGGACTACTCAGTCTGGGCGGTGTGGGAGAAGGAGACGATGAAGGGCCGGTCGTTCCAGCTGACCGGTTTCGTCACGCCGGCGAAGAACGGCGTCTGGTACGTGACCCGCATCGGCCTGACCTGCTGCGTCGCGGACGGTACGGCGTTCATGGTCGAGGCCCGCGGTCAGGCCGCACCGGCGAAGAACCAATGGATCACCGTGACCGGCAAGTGGGCCGAGCCAACGAAGCGCGTCGACGGCGACGTCGCCGCGCTCACAGTCGAGACCGTCAAGCCGGTGACCGCGCCGGTCAACCCCTACGAGTAG
- a CDS encoding permease, which yields MSTPTEVEEKPDSTEKEPSGSSIAFTATLVLLVGLALFGRRLFNAWFTDDGVRTWATMFVGVTVQALPFLVLGVLLSAALTAFVPASFFAKALPKHPALAVPVASASGVVLPGCECASVPVSAALMNRGVTPAAAIAFLLSAPAINPVVLASTAVAFPGQPKVVVARAVTSLAVSMILGWLWLLTGKGSSWLKMPKNRHAHDDSKFDVFRSAMLHDFLHAGGFLVVGAAAAATLNVVVPRAWLDHVAGNLLLSVLILGLLAVLLAICSEADAFVAASLTQFSLTARLAFMVVGPIVDVKLIALQTGTFGPKFAVRFAPATFVVAILASLLVGWWLL from the coding sequence GTGAGTACGCCAACCGAGGTCGAGGAAAAGCCCGATTCGACGGAGAAAGAGCCGTCCGGGTCCTCGATCGCGTTCACCGCGACGCTCGTACTGCTGGTGGGACTCGCGCTGTTCGGGCGGCGGTTGTTCAACGCGTGGTTCACCGACGACGGGGTCCGGACCTGGGCGACGATGTTCGTCGGCGTGACCGTGCAGGCGCTGCCGTTCCTGGTCCTCGGCGTACTGCTCTCGGCCGCCCTCACCGCCTTCGTCCCGGCCTCGTTCTTCGCGAAGGCGCTCCCGAAGCATCCCGCCCTCGCCGTACCGGTGGCCAGCGCGTCCGGGGTCGTGCTCCCGGGCTGCGAGTGCGCGTCGGTCCCGGTGTCGGCGGCCTTGATGAACCGCGGCGTCACCCCGGCCGCGGCGATCGCGTTCCTGCTGTCCGCGCCGGCCATCAACCCGGTCGTGCTGGCGTCGACCGCGGTGGCGTTCCCGGGGCAGCCGAAGGTCGTGGTCGCCCGCGCGGTGACCTCGCTCGCGGTGTCGATGATCCTCGGCTGGTTGTGGTTGCTGACCGGCAAGGGCAGTTCGTGGCTGAAGATGCCGAAGAACCGGCACGCGCACGACGACAGCAAGTTCGACGTGTTCCGGTCCGCGATGCTCCACGACTTCCTGCACGCCGGCGGCTTCCTGGTCGTCGGTGCGGCGGCAGCGGCCACGTTGAACGTCGTCGTCCCGCGGGCCTGGCTCGACCACGTCGCGGGGAATCTCCTGCTGTCGGTGCTGATCCTCGGGCTGCTCGCCGTACTGCTGGCGATCTGTTCCGAGGCGGACGCGTTCGTGGCGGCGAGCCTCACGCAGTTCTCGCTCACCGCGCGACTCGCGTTCATGGTGGTCGGCCCGATCGTCGACGTGAAGCTGATCGCCCTCCAGACCGGGACGTTCGGCCCGAAATTCGCCGTACGGTTCGCACCGGCCACCTTCGTGGTCGCGATCCTGGCCAGTCTCCTCGTGGGGTGGTGGTTGCTGTGA
- a CDS encoding serpin family protein, with protein sequence MDADVVRAVNDLTTRWARTLPAENTVVAGLGLWPLLAILATGADEPGRAELAAAAGVDPATGSTDAIRLIEAIEASADLNAALGVWVSEQLKLAESFDSVMPAPLVGLLTGNPTVDKAKLDAWAAEHTDDLIREMPVNLDGDMMLVLASALLLRTTWVRPFTEQVRRVPAGPWAGSWHWLERTDFDLDSVRRYDGLTVVTVRGDADVDVLLGIGDDLPALLAAAARPNDGVPGSQLIAEDEPGPGLRIGRNTASRPDVKVSLPSFSIEVEHDLLASRELFGLTAVTSDPGAHGHFSALSPTPLQVGQAKQKVLARFFATGFEAAAVTAVAMTRAAMITRQERRLELTLDRPFAFTAVLRDSRLPIVAGRVERPTEPGA encoded by the coding sequence ATGGATGCCGACGTGGTGCGCGCAGTCAACGACCTCACCACCCGCTGGGCCCGGACGCTGCCGGCGGAGAACACCGTGGTGGCCGGCCTCGGTCTCTGGCCGCTGCTGGCGATCCTCGCGACCGGTGCGGACGAGCCCGGACGCGCCGAACTCGCCGCGGCCGCCGGAGTCGACCCGGCGACCGGATCGACCGACGCGATCCGGCTGATCGAGGCGATCGAAGCCTCCGCCGATCTGAACGCCGCGCTCGGTGTGTGGGTCAGTGAGCAGCTCAAGCTCGCCGAATCGTTCGACAGTGTGATGCCCGCGCCGCTCGTCGGACTGCTGACCGGCAACCCGACCGTGGACAAGGCGAAACTCGACGCCTGGGCCGCCGAACACACCGACGACCTGATCCGCGAGATGCCGGTCAACCTCGACGGCGACATGATGCTGGTCCTCGCCTCGGCGCTCCTGCTGCGCACCACCTGGGTCCGCCCGTTCACCGAGCAGGTCCGTCGGGTCCCCGCCGGCCCGTGGGCCGGTTCGTGGCATTGGCTCGAACGCACGGACTTCGACCTGGATTCAGTACGGCGGTACGACGGCCTGACCGTGGTCACGGTGCGCGGCGACGCGGATGTCGACGTACTGCTGGGAATCGGCGACGACCTCCCCGCATTGCTCGCTGCGGCGGCTCGCCCGAACGACGGCGTACCGGGGAGTCAGCTGATCGCCGAGGACGAGCCCGGGCCGGGGTTGCGGATCGGACGGAACACTGCGTCGCGGCCGGATGTGAAGGTGTCGCTGCCGTCGTTCAGCATCGAGGTCGAGCACGATCTGCTCGCGTCTCGTGAGCTGTTCGGGTTGACCGCGGTGACGTCGGATCCGGGGGCGCACGGGCACTTCAGCGCGCTCAGTCCGACTCCGCTCCAGGTCGGGCAGGCGAAGCAGAAGGTGCTCGCGCGGTTCTTCGCGACCGGGTTCGAGGCCGCGGCGGTGACAGCGGTCGCGATGACGCGGGCCGCGATGATCACCCGGCAGGAGCGTCGCCTGGAGCTCACGCTGGACAGGCCGTTCGCGTTCACCGCCGTACTGCGGGACTCGCGGCTGCCGATCGTGGCGGGCCGGGTCGAGAGGCCTACTGAACCGGGAGCGTGA
- a CDS encoding TetR/AcrR family transcriptional regulator encodes MSRASLLGDAVEHFAKNGIGDASLRSIATSIGTSHRMLIYHFGSREGLLAEVVRTVEQQQRDLLADLSESQRPIAEQAEEFWRRVTEAALIYGPLFFELSAHAMQDLPHTESLKADLINVWLPPLIELCVRAGLPPTEAPAYARLGLAASRGLLFDLLLTGDRAGVDEASALLNRLFTLPVQ; translated from the coding sequence GTGAGTCGAGCAAGCCTGCTGGGTGACGCGGTCGAGCATTTCGCGAAGAACGGGATCGGGGACGCGAGCCTGCGCAGTATCGCGACCTCGATCGGCACCAGTCACCGGATGCTGATCTACCACTTCGGCTCCCGCGAGGGCCTGCTCGCCGAGGTGGTCCGCACGGTCGAGCAGCAGCAACGCGATCTCCTCGCAGACTTGAGCGAGTCGCAGCGACCGATCGCGGAGCAGGCCGAGGAGTTCTGGCGCCGCGTCACCGAGGCCGCGCTCATCTACGGTCCGCTGTTCTTCGAGCTCAGCGCGCACGCGATGCAGGACCTGCCGCACACCGAGTCCCTCAAGGCCGACCTGATCAATGTGTGGCTGCCGCCGCTGATCGAGCTCTGCGTACGCGCCGGCCTCCCGCCGACGGAGGCCCCGGCGTACGCGCGCCTCGGTCTGGCTGCCTCGCGCGGCCTGCTGTTCGACCTGCTGCTGACCGGCGACCGCGCGGGCGTCGACGAGGCGTCCGCACTGCTCAACCGGCTGTTCACGCTCCCGGTTCAGTAG
- a CDS encoding SRPBCC family protein codes for MRFDHSSTIQAPADRVWEVFSDVERWPDWTPTVDSVERLDAGRIHVGARTRIRQPKLPVAVWEVTELKEGEYFEWVSKAPGIKTTGGHRVISTPDGTVATATIVQEGPLGWLFGKLYAKLTRDYIATETAKLKEVSESSKPAG; via the coding sequence ATGCGCTTCGATCATTCCAGCACGATCCAGGCCCCCGCCGACCGGGTCTGGGAGGTTTTCAGCGACGTCGAGCGGTGGCCCGACTGGACCCCGACCGTCGACTCCGTCGAGCGGCTGGACGCGGGCCGGATCCACGTCGGCGCCCGCACCCGGATCCGCCAGCCCAAGCTCCCGGTCGCCGTCTGGGAGGTGACCGAGCTCAAAGAAGGCGAGTACTTCGAGTGGGTCTCGAAGGCTCCCGGCATCAAGACCACCGGCGGCCACCGCGTGATCAGCACGCCGGACGGCACGGTCGCGACCGCGACCATCGTCCAGGAGGGCCCGCTCGGCTGGCTCTTCGGCAAGCTGTACGCCAAGCTCACCCGGGACTACATCGCCACCGAGACCGCCAAGCTGAAGGAAGTCAGTGAGTCGAGCAAGCCTGCTGGGTGA
- a CDS encoding PhzF family phenazine biosynthesis protein yields MTDLRVEVVRVFTDPDGRFGNPLGIVDGRLVGESDRQRVAAELGYSETVYVDDAATGTLRIYTATREMAFAGHPTVGAAAWLHTHGHPVDTLHVPAGPIPVTRSGDLFAVRADTTWGSPWDWRQLSSPEEVLAADPATYKAGHTFLWSWQDEPAGIIRARAFAPAMSVEEDEATGSAVTQLTAQLTRDLLVIQGKGSHLRTTYHPPTHATVGGHVLPAEPRTFTF; encoded by the coding sequence TTGACCGACCTCCGGGTCGAGGTCGTCAGGGTCTTCACCGACCCGGACGGCCGGTTCGGCAACCCACTGGGCATCGTCGACGGCCGCCTCGTCGGTGAGAGCGACCGGCAGCGCGTGGCCGCCGAACTCGGCTACAGCGAGACCGTGTACGTCGACGACGCTGCGACCGGCACGCTCCGTATCTACACCGCCACCCGCGAGATGGCCTTCGCCGGTCACCCCACCGTCGGCGCCGCCGCCTGGCTCCACACCCACGGCCACCCCGTCGACACCCTGCACGTCCCCGCCGGCCCGATCCCCGTCACCCGCTCCGGCGACCTCTTCGCCGTCCGAGCCGACACGACGTGGGGCAGCCCCTGGGACTGGCGCCAACTGTCCTCACCCGAAGAGGTCCTGGCCGCCGACCCCGCGACGTACAAGGCCGGCCACACCTTCCTCTGGTCCTGGCAGGACGAACCCGCCGGCATCATCCGAGCCCGAGCCTTCGCCCCCGCCATGAGCGTCGAGGAAGACGAAGCCACCGGCTCCGCCGTAACCCAACTAACCGCCCAACTAACCCGAGACCTCCTGGTCATCCAAGGCAAAGGCTCCCACCTCCGAACCACCTACCACCCACCAACCCACGCCACCGTAGGCGGCCACGTCCTCCCCGCCGAGCCGCGCACGTTCACGTTCTGA
- a CDS encoding nitrilase-related carbon-nitrogen hydrolase produces MAEVVRAALVQTSWTGDKESMIKAHEDYARQAAAAGAKVICFQELFYGPYFCQKQDAEYYEYAESVPGPTTERFAALARELGMVMVLPMYEQEQPGVLYNTAAVVDADGTYLGKYRKNHIPQVKGFWEKFYFRPGNLGYPIFDTAVGRIGVYICYDRHFPEGWRALGLAGAKIVFNPSATSRGLSAYLWQLEQPASAVANEYFIGAINRVGIESEFGDNDFYGTSYFVDPEGKFVGDVGHDHDPELIVRDLDLGLLDTVRDRWQFYRDRRPDAYGDLTKP; encoded by the coding sequence GTGGCGGAGGTTGTCAGGGCTGCGCTTGTTCAGACGTCTTGGACGGGTGACAAGGAGTCCATGATCAAGGCGCACGAGGACTACGCGCGGCAGGCTGCCGCTGCGGGTGCGAAGGTGATCTGTTTCCAGGAGTTGTTCTACGGGCCGTACTTCTGCCAGAAGCAGGACGCCGAGTACTACGAGTACGCCGAATCCGTGCCGGGCCCCACCACCGAGCGGTTCGCCGCGCTGGCGCGGGAGCTCGGGATGGTGATGGTGCTGCCGATGTACGAGCAGGAGCAGCCGGGCGTGCTGTACAACACCGCCGCGGTCGTCGATGCCGACGGCACCTATCTGGGCAAGTACCGGAAGAACCACATCCCGCAGGTGAAGGGCTTCTGGGAGAAGTTCTACTTCCGGCCGGGCAACCTCGGGTACCCGATCTTCGACACCGCGGTCGGCCGGATCGGCGTCTACATCTGCTACGACCGGCACTTCCCCGAGGGCTGGCGGGCGCTCGGCCTGGCCGGCGCGAAGATCGTCTTCAACCCGTCGGCGACCAGCCGCGGACTCTCGGCATACCTGTGGCAGCTCGAACAGCCGGCCTCCGCGGTCGCCAACGAGTACTTCATCGGCGCCATCAACCGGGTCGGGATCGAGTCCGAGTTCGGCGACAACGACTTCTACGGTACGTCGTACTTCGTCGACCCGGAGGGGAAGTTCGTCGGCGACGTCGGGCACGACCACGACCCGGAACTGATCGTCCGCGACCTGGACCTCGGCCTGCTGGACACCGTCCGGGACCGCTGGCAGTTCTACCGCGACCGCCGGCCCGACGCGTACGGAGACCTGACGAAACCGTAA